ATTGATAACCATCTTAGGAGTAACTAAACTGTTTTCTTTCACTAGGACACCTTTTTATAGTATCTGCATGGTTTCTTGAAGACTGCTGACTGTGTTGTGGGAAATGTAGTTATTGTGTAACTTTATACATGTGATCAGAGTATGAATTTCACATATTTGTGGCCTCTTCCAAGGATGTATTTTGTTGGCAAATTTCATTGCACACGTCAAATATCAAATTAATGACAGGGGGCAAGTTTCACCTTTTGTATTAACCACACTGATATGGCAGTTTTCACTAGTGATCTGCATGtcctacttttaccatttccATAATTGATTGGCATTGTTTCTCTTCTGACTGGTATTATCTGTTGCAGACAACAGCTTCTCAAAGTGGACTTTTTGATCATTTGATAAACGTTTGGGAATTCAAGCCTGGTCCAATTCCTGGAACCTGTGACCTCTACTTCTTGGTTGATTTTAAGTTTCAGTCACCCTTATATCGTCAGGTAAAATTTGTCTGTTATGGGTATGCACATCAAGTTCATTCagttactccttccgttccttGAAAGAgggcatattagctttcattaagatAAGGCTTTGActaagaattactctattaataccTGGCTTGTAAGATATGAGACCACAAGTattataaaatacttttgataacgaatctaacgatactaatttcatgCCATATAAATCACATCTTAACATAGTAATTtctggtcaaagccttgtcttaatgaaagctaatatgcccTCTTTtgaggaacggagggagtagttcttaTTTCCCAGTGCttacaatttttttcattGTAGGTTGCATCCATGTTCTTCAAGGAAGTTGTTTCTCGACTCGTGGGCTCATTTAGTGACCGTTGTTTTAGAATTTATGGACCTGCTGTTCCTGTGCTGGAAAATACTCACGGGCAAGGAAGATAAACCAGCATAATCTAATTTTGAAGGATATGCTCTTCATGATAACTTGTCTCAGCAAATCGTAAAACAGAGGATACCTGGCAGACGATGCATAACCCTTCATGTGCGATGTCACAGTACTACTATACTAGGCAAGAGGTCTCGATGGTGATCAGCCAAAATTTTCATTCTTTGGCTACTTCTCAGTTTGCTTTTCATGTATTACTAGCTTGCCACCCATGTGTGCAATGACATGGCGATACACACACTCGATTGTTTATCTGGTCAATGGAATCTTGCCGGATACTTTTGTTCAAAAACATGTATTTCATTTTGAAATGTCTGTCTCAGCTAAGCATGTTGTAAATATTAATCGGACGGCAGCCTGTGGCTGTGACTTCCCTGATGAAGTGGCTGGAGTACGACAGCCTGTAAAATACAAGTAGCATATGACGAAGCGAGTTGCTGATTTCCAACTCCAACGCTGAAAGACACCAAATAAAGATTGGACTCGGTCAGGCAAGTCATTAATCTGCGTCGACCTTGCTCCTTCAGTTCTGTAAAACACCTCAATTGCTGCTTGCCAAAGTGAAAAGGCCTCATGAAGTCATGATGACACGCAGTAAGTTGCCTTGCTCCTTCAGTCCAGTATGATACATACACCCAGTAAATTTTGAGTCGGATGATACAAAAGAATAAGAAATCCGACGCCGCACTGGCTACTGGCTAACCAGCAGAAGCAAATTTTGTTAGTTTTACTACGACCAAATCCTCATGGGCCTGAGGCGGACGATTTCTCCTGCTCGGTCGATCCTCAACACGCCTAATGCTGACACCCGTCGTCCCGTCGCATCATCCGGCCCCAATAAGGCCGGCCATCAAACTGGCCAGCCTCCGTCCCGCCTCGCCCTGCCTGACCACGTCAATATCGCCCCCGACCGAGCAGTCGTCGCCGCTCGCGGGCTCCTCGTCGCTGCCGGCGCACCACTGTCCCGGGGTGACACCGTCGAGCGGGCGCCTCAGCACCTCGTCGTCTATCCTCTGCAGCAGCGcctcgtcgccgctgccgtcgccgaACCGGCCGGCGAAGGCCGCGCCGCTGCTCACCAGGGCGTCGTACCGCGACCGGTTGCCGTTCGCGTcgtgcggcagcggcgggccGTCAGGGACATCGAGCCGGAGGCTGTGGTTGACGGTGCTGTTCTTGAAGTGCGGCGAGTTGGCCATGACCGTCTGGAAGTAGAACTCCATGGGGTTCAGGGCGTTGCTGAAGTACATGAGCAGCGTCCTCGGGAGGTTGTCGGGCGCCAGCACGCAGTGTTCCACGAAGGCCCGGCTCAGTATCGTCCATGGAGAACCTTTTGATCGCAGATAGCATAATGCATCATATATCAAAGTACTGGAAATGAGGCGGGATGAATTAAGCGCTAACCTCTGAAGAGCTCAAACGCGTCAGGCTTTGGGCGCTGCCCCGACGAGATGGAGATCTCGGCGTTGGTGCTCTGCAGGAGATTCTGGTCGAGGACAATCTCCTGCGGGCTATCGAAATCCATTCTATGGTCGATGAAGTTGAGGCCCCTCCGTACAGACGAGAAGGCGTAGAGAAGGTCTGCGCACACATGCCACCATTTGTCAGCGACATGATATGAGATGAGATCATCGGCAAATAGCCCAACGACAACG
The Brachypodium distachyon strain Bd21 chromosome 2, Brachypodium_distachyon_v3.0, whole genome shotgun sequence genome window above contains:
- the LOC100837780 gene encoding beta-glucuronosyltransferase GlcAT14A; translation: MCRASWLLTPWAPWAALVSLGAVTTTLLVLSLASSSSSFLQDAAPAYEYDDSLYSSDVTAPAAAVVPRRGPGYPPVLAYYISGGRGDSVRMTRLLKAAYHPRNRYLLHLDAGAGAYERARLAGHVRASFLEFGNVHVVGKGDPVDGRGASAMAAVLHGASVLMRVGADWDWLVTLAASDYPLVTQDDLLYAFSSVRRGLNFIDHRMDFDSPQEIVLDQNLLQSTNAEISISSGQRPKPDAFELFRGSPWTILSRAFVEHCVLAPDNLPRTLLMYFSNALNPMEFYFQTVMANSPHFKNSTVNHSLRLDVPDGPPLPHDANGNRSRYDALVSSGAAFAGRFGDGSGDEALLQRIDDEVLRRPLDGVTPGQWCAGSDEEPASGDDCSVGGDIDVVRQGEAGRRLASLMAGLIGAG